The Microbispora sp. ZYX-F-249 genome includes a window with the following:
- a CDS encoding LacI family DNA-binding transcriptional regulator: MIRETSAATAVGLVLARPPRLLGAEPFFLEFIAGIEERLAEHDQSVLLHVVTTHDAEIAAYRRWAANRSVDAVVLVNRTVDDARPAVLRALGLPTVIAGEPEGDAPAVRTDDAGAVRDAVAHLSRLGHRRIARVSGPDTLIHTRIRTDALVESTRSAGVEPVVVEGDYSEESGAKLTAMLLERPDPPTAIIYDNDLMAVASLGTAGELGYDVPRDLSLIAWDDSSLCRLASPPLTTMSLDVHLFGQLVAESLLELLAGGPVAERRCPTAALVHRGTTAPASTP; the protein is encoded by the coding sequence ATGATCCGCGAGACAAGCGCGGCCACAGCCGTGGGCCTGGTGCTGGCGAGGCCGCCCCGGCTGCTCGGTGCGGAGCCGTTCTTCCTGGAGTTCATCGCGGGCATCGAGGAGCGTCTGGCCGAGCACGACCAGTCCGTGCTGCTGCACGTCGTCACCACCCATGACGCCGAGATCGCCGCGTACCGCCGGTGGGCGGCCAACCGGAGCGTCGACGCGGTCGTCCTCGTGAACCGGACGGTCGACGACGCCAGGCCCGCCGTCCTGCGCGCGCTCGGCCTGCCGACCGTGATCGCGGGCGAGCCGGAGGGCGACGCCCCCGCCGTACGCACCGACGACGCCGGCGCCGTGCGGGACGCCGTCGCCCATCTGAGCAGGCTCGGGCACCGCCGGATCGCACGCGTCAGCGGGCCGGACACGCTGATCCACACGCGCATCCGCACCGACGCCCTCGTGGAGAGCACGCGTTCGGCGGGCGTGGAGCCCGTCGTGGTGGAGGGAGACTACTCGGAGGAGTCCGGGGCGAAGCTCACGGCGATGCTGCTGGAACGGCCCGACCCGCCGACGGCGATCATCTACGACAACGACCTGATGGCGGTCGCGAGCCTCGGCACCGCCGGGGAGCTCGGCTACGACGTTCCCCGCGATCTCAGCCTGATCGCGTGGGACGACTCCAGCCTGTGCAGGCTCGCGTCCCCTCCGCTGACCACGATGAGTCTCGACGTCCACCTGTTCGGGCAGCTGGTCGCCGAATCGCTGCTGGAACTCCTGGCGGGCGGGCCGGTCGCCGAGCGCCGGTGCCCGACCGCCGCCCTCGTCCACCGGGGCACCACCGCGCCGGCGAGCACCCCGTAG
- a CDS encoding ROK family transcriptional regulator, whose translation MSAGVKAKPHASSKAAVLDAIRAAGTISRVGLAAATGFTGPTISALVRRLIEEGLVVETGRAESTGGKRRVLLQLNHTARYAVGVHLDHGGVTHVLTDLSGTVVARITRRGAGADEPRTVVSRTAAEISGLIDSIGVERERVLGVGLVSPGPLGPTHGIGLAPPTMRHWQGFPLGQALEQATGLPVVLDNDATAAALGEHWSGGLGTTTSSAAVYLGTGIGAGLVINGITYRGPSGNAGEFGHVCVDIDGPECWCGARGCVEAMAGAAAVVQAVRADPALTGAVGLGTRGVRASTAADFAAVSRAARKGEPKALALLERSARYIAAAARTLANIMDLEVLVLTGPGFAVAGSVYLPVVQRELRRTAFSRGTHVVDVRLSRSAATASAVGAAALVLESELVPLSQGTRLSERLAAESAAVP comes from the coding sequence GTGAGCGCGGGAGTGAAGGCGAAGCCGCACGCGAGCAGCAAGGCCGCCGTCCTTGACGCCATCAGAGCCGCGGGCACGATCAGTCGCGTCGGCCTGGCCGCCGCCACCGGTTTCACCGGCCCCACGATCTCCGCACTGGTCCGCAGGCTGATCGAGGAGGGCCTGGTGGTCGAGACCGGCCGGGCCGAGTCGACCGGCGGGAAGCGGCGGGTTCTGCTCCAGCTCAACCACACCGCCCGCTACGCGGTCGGTGTGCACCTCGACCACGGCGGCGTGACACATGTCCTGACCGACCTCTCCGGGACCGTCGTGGCCCGCATCACCAGGCGCGGCGCGGGCGCGGACGAGCCCCGGACGGTCGTGTCGAGGACGGCGGCGGAGATCTCCGGTCTGATCGACAGCATCGGCGTGGAGCGCGAGCGGGTCCTGGGCGTCGGCCTGGTCTCCCCCGGCCCCCTCGGCCCCACGCACGGCATCGGCCTCGCCCCGCCGACCATGCGGCACTGGCAGGGGTTCCCCCTGGGCCAGGCGCTCGAACAGGCGACGGGCCTGCCGGTGGTGCTCGACAACGACGCCACCGCCGCCGCCCTCGGTGAGCACTGGTCCGGCGGCCTGGGCACCACCACGTCGTCGGCGGCCGTCTACCTGGGCACCGGGATCGGCGCCGGTCTGGTCATCAACGGCATCACCTATCGCGGTCCCAGCGGCAACGCGGGCGAGTTCGGGCACGTCTGCGTCGACATCGACGGCCCCGAGTGCTGGTGCGGGGCCCGCGGCTGTGTGGAGGCGATGGCGGGCGCCGCCGCGGTCGTGCAGGCCGTGCGGGCCGACCCCGCCCTGACCGGAGCCGTCGGCCTGGGGACCCGCGGGGTGCGGGCCTCGACCGCCGCCGACTTCGCCGCCGTCAGCCGGGCCGCCCGCAAGGGGGAGCCGAAAGCGCTCGCACTGCTGGAGAGGTCGGCCCGCTACATCGCGGCGGCCGCCCGGACTCTGGCCAACATCATGGATCTCGAAGTGCTCGTGCTGACCGGGCCGGGATTCGCCGTCGCCGGCTCGGTCTACCTCCCCGTCGTCCAGCGGGAACTCCGGCGCACGGCGTTCTCCCGCGGCACGCACGTCGTGGACGTCCGGCTGTCGCGCTCGGCCGCCACGGCCTCCGCCGTCGGCGCGGCGGCACTCGTGCTGGAGTCGGAACTGGTGCCTCTCAGCCAGGGCACGCGCCTTTCCGAGCGACTCGCCGCCGAATCCGCCGCTGTCCCGTGA